The DNA segment TTTATTCTGCTTGTATATGTAGAGATTCATCTTAATCAATATAGCAATGCGACGAACAAGCTTACGCTATAACCATAAACCATTTAATCTCAGGACAGGAAGTGTGGAAAACTAAGAAAATTCCAATGTGGCGGAGAACTGTCCATCCACATTCAATTCAAGCACTCTCTAACCTTGTGCATTATAACAATCACAAAAATAACAGTAAGGTGTTGTAAGACTTGTTATTAATTCTTACTTCTTAGGCAGACAACATTCAAATCTCGTAGTCTGAAATCTTCATGCAAGCATAGTTGATATTGCAAACAATCTTGCACAATCAATGTTAATTGCTCGGTTAATATCAGATGCAAGAATAATATTACAATATAAGCACATTTATGAGCCACTAACTTTCCCTGACCAACAAAATTAGCATGCTGATTTGAATTAATTGTTGGAACTTGGAACATACTCATTTCTTGAACAGTCTCTCTCTCAAGGTAGCACAGTAAAAACTTCCACATCTTTCATTGCAGGGCTCTTGACTGAGTATTTAAATGTCCAACCATGGCAGGCACCAGCATGTTCCCCCTTTTTATTGAGGGCAACAATGGCTCCCAAAAAATCTGGAAATTTTCTTGCTATTCGTGTTATTGCATCTTTAGCAGCAAGTTTGGGTTCCATTCCCAACCTCATACTCTCCACAACTTGATAGCTGAAATTGAATAGAAGTGTTAATCTTGATATTCATAAGAAAAAACACATTAGAATAGGTAATTAAAGTTGTAACTATACAAGAGTAAGACAGCTTGAAACTACCAACAAGGTAAAGAATGCGTTTTCACAGGTCAATgtaccaagaaaaaaaattaagtttcaaTACACTACAGTTGCAAAAGGATTACCATTTAGCTATTAATCAAGAAACATTACATGATGGATCAGGTATTGCTCCTCAAGATTACCAAGCTTTAACAAGCAATAGATACATAATCAAGTCATAGCAGTAGTGAATGATAAGACATTTAATATAAAACTGATTTTGTGTATATGCCATTATGAATAATAACTTTCTGAAGACAATCAAACAAAAAGCAACTCTGAATGTAAACTAGAGAAACTAGAGAGTTTAGGCATTACCATGGAAGGAAGCGCATCATGATgtcaccatccccagttgcacAACATGCACCAACTTCATCAATGGCATATGCTGAGGATCCAGCAATGGGACCATCTCCTACTCTGTAATCAATGAAAAAGATTCAAAGAAAACCTAATTATAAAATGCATCAATAGAACATACAAAGGATGATTGATAGATGCTGCATTAACAATGTGTGGTGTATATCTGAGCATATGTACTTGGGAATTGATaaaggcaatttgtgaagggcTAAATGGAACCATTCTCGCCGGTGAGATATAAAGAGCTCTAATTGATAAACCCATCCCTTCTCATTCTAAGTATAACAGTCATGAGAGTTAGAGTGTATTTGTTgccacaacaacaataaaaaataaaaataaaaattgcatgtGGCTTTTATAAAATTGCTTGATAAGGAAGAAAACTTCGGCCattcaaaaaatcaaaagatctgTCCACTTCAAATACTGGCACTGGCAAGGTGGCACCCACAAGGTTACCTGCCAGGAATCTTGAATGTTGCTCCATTAGTTGATGTGCCAACAGCAATGTGTCCCATCTATGCCAAATAAAAAGTGTCATTTGCATTTGACAATATGATGCATACAAATCAATTTTATGCTATATCTTACTCTATCAATAACAGCCATTGATATAGTATCATGGCTATGAAGACCGACACGAAGTAAATTGGAATTACTAGTTAGCATCTGAACAGTACTGGAGCATGTTTCATCAGGATGCCCCAGATAATTTGTTGGACGATAAGGACCACAACTATTTGCAggtgatacatttttcctgaaaTTTGGTTGGCAGCGACTATCTTTCCATTTGGCCCACTTCTCCATAGATTCTGGTGAACTCAAGTTCGTGGGACCTGGAAGACCCATTGAAATAGCAAATTCTGATGCTTTCTCTCCTACCAGCAAAGTGTGTTCAGTATGTTGCATCACTAACCTGGCAGCTTTAATTCCATCCTTTACATATCTCATGGCTGCAACAGCTCCTACTTCCATTGTCACCTATGCATCCACTTAGCAGAAGATAGGACCAAAAATCATGCCAATGCATGAAAAAGTATAAAGCAAGGCACAAAATAATCAGCAGATGCAGAGCATGGTGATTGGTAGTTACCCCATCCATTATCAGAGCATCAATTGTAGTTTCTCCATTCTCATCTGGACTTCCACCCGGACCAACTGTTTAGAGTAGGATATCCAAAAGGCATCCATAAGGTAAGAACTATGTatagaaagaacaaaaacaacatcaaaagTCTGTCTGATTCATTCTTATAGGggtaaaataaagagaaattttCACAACTCTCCTCTTCCTACCAAGCTTTATTGCCAATGCCTATCTTCCAAATAAGTTGTTCATAAACCACAACAAAACAAGTCACACTAGAGCAGAAATTTTGCTAAGTTGCAAAGTATAATATACAAGTTGCCTGTAATAGTAAAGCATATGAATCATATAGCAAGCTTCTGGCCGTAAAGTCgagtaaataatattttgtgaaCCTAGTGTTAGTATCATCCCCAATAAGCACTCAGTAATAATAGAAGAAGCTCTTAGTCAAAATCATCAATCAAATacttcaaaatcacaaaatggaGAGATACATTGTTTCCAAATTCCAATAAcattaccccccccccccccccctgcACACACAGAGTTGTCAGCTTCAGTTTCGATAATCTTCTTAATAAGCacttataagagaagaaaataaaaggcaATGAACCAAACGTCACCCATAAGttaaatcaacttatgcacctCAGCTTTAAGAAAGTTAGATAAGAGAGATTATGTAAAAAGTTTAAggatataaattgattttaacttacagtagtttaattcatttcataatcttattttttttactcctaTAAGTACTTATTGAGTTATCCAAAATGGGCctttatcaaaatcaattaccaaatacTTAAAAATCACAATATGGAGAGACAAGttcacacgcacacacacacacaatttaCAGGttccattaaataaaaaacaaaattaagttgaaatattgatattgaaaaatCCTTGTTATGTTCCAACCTGTCCCATCACATCTGAGTTCCTCACAAGCTGAGCATCCTTCAACCACAGAATCCACAGCTGAAGAGCCAGCATCAACAGCCCTCCATGCAGCCCTAACAGCCTCGATAAAGGGCCACGTGCTCACAACCAATGGGTACTGTTCCGATTTCACAGTTTCATGCCCCACCACCACCTGATCACAAACAAACAACACCCATCACATCG comes from the Glycine soja cultivar W05 chromosome 6, ASM419377v2, whole genome shotgun sequence genome and includes:
- the LOC114417409 gene encoding probable isoaspartyl peptidase/L-asparaginase 3 isoform X1, whose translation is MAAKPFNIIFLLLPLLSLVVVGHETVKSEQYPLVVSTWPFIEAVRAAWRAVDAGSSAVDSVVEGCSACEELRCDGTVGPGGSPDENGETTIDALIMDGVTMEVGAVAAMRYVKDGIKAARLVMQHTEHTLLVGEKASEFAISMGLPGPTNLSSPESMEKWAKWKDSRCQPNFRKNVSPANSCGPYRPTNYLGHPDETCSSTVQMLTSNSNLLRVGLHSHDTISMAVIDRMGHIAVGTSTNGATFKIPGRVGDGPIAGSSAYAIDEVGACCATGDGDIMMRFLPCYQVVESMRLGMEPKLAAKDAITRIARKFPDFLGAIVALNKKGEHAGACHGWTFKYSVKSPAMKDVEVFTVLP
- the LOC114417409 gene encoding probable isoaspartyl peptidase/L-asparaginase 3 isoform X2, with amino-acid sequence MDGVTMEVGAVAAMRYVKDGIKAARLVMQHTEHTLLVGEKASEFAISMGLPGPTNLSSPESMEKWAKWKDSRCQPNFRKNVSPANSCGPYRPTNYLGHPDETCSSTVQMLTSNSNLLRVGLHSHDTISMAVIDRMGHIAVGTSTNGATFKIPGRVGDGPIAGSSAYAIDEVGACCATGDGDIMMRFLPCYQVVESMRLGMEPKLAAKDAITRIARKFPDFLGAIVALNKKGEHAGACHGWTFKYSVKSPAMKDVEVFTVLP
- the LOC114417409 gene encoding probable isoaspartyl peptidase/L-asparaginase 3 isoform X3; this encodes MEVGAVAAMRYVKDGIKAARLVMQHTEHTLLVGEKASEFAISMGLPGPTNLSSPESMEKWAKWKDSRCQPNFRKNVSPANSCGPYRPTNYLGHPDETCSSTVQMLTSNSNLLRVGLHSHDTISMAVIDRMGHIAVGTSTNGATFKIPGRVGDGPIAGSSAYAIDEVGACCATGDGDIMMRFLPCYQVVESMRLGMEPKLAAKDAITRIARKFPDFLGAIVALNKKGEHAGACHGWTFKYSVKSPAMKDVEVFTVLP